From Saccharibacillus brassicae:
GGCGTATAGTCGAAATTGAACCCGCCGCCGAGCTGGCCGTCTTCCCGGCTGTAACCGGAAGACGAAGCCTGGTTTTGCAGCAGGCCGTTTCCGTTGAACGCCGTGGTCGACGTGCCCTGGATCTGTCTCCAGGCCGTGTACGGATCGGTCAGGATCGGCTGCACGAACGGCATGTTGATGCCGGCCAGAATCACGAGCGAGAACACGACCGCGGTGTTGATCAGCAGCTTGAACGGATTGCGGCGGATCGCGGTCCAGCCTCTGGGAAAACGGGTCTGGAAGCGGCGGAAGTGATCGCACACCAGCCAGCCCATCGTCGCGAAGACGATCCACGCCACCTGTTTCCACAAGCTGACGACCGTGAACGAATCCAGCGCCGCCATCGGCACGATGTTCAGAAAAGCGAAAATCAAAATCCGCCGCTGGCTGTTCACCGCGCGAATACAAAATTCGAACAGCAGCCAGGCAATCAGGGCGAACCAGACGTACGGGAACATGGCCGCGGAGAACTGCTCCGCTCTTGACGCCAGCGTTCCGGTCGGTTCGAATACGCCGTAGCGGCGCAGCACGCTGTACATGACGACGACGAAAGCGATCGCCTTCAGCCCGAGCCTGAACCAGGAAACGTTCGGCAGCAGCACGTGGATCACGGCTACCGTGGCCAGCACGGCCAGCACGAGAGCATTGGTCTCGTCAAACCACAGGGTGCGCGTATACGTCAACCATTGCAGGGCGAAGATCATCAGCCAGACGGCAGCGACCGCCGTATACCAGGACGACTTGAACGATTCGGCCCATTTCTTCATCTAATGCCTCCTTCCAAAACGGACGGCAGCTCATCCAGGCTGCCGACGCGGTAAGCGGCGACTCCTTTGGCACGCAGCGAAGACACCCACTGCTTCGACGCGGCTTCGCTTTCTTTGGCCGGAGCCTCCGTAATTTGAACCTGGCAAAAACTCATCTGGTGCGTCTGCGCGAAGCGCATCAGTTCCGTGACCGGTCCTTCGGACAGCGGCGTCACGAGCACCAGAACCGCTCCTCTCGGGAGACGGCTCCGGGCGGACTCCAGCGAAGAGAGCAGCGAGCCGCTGCCCTTCGAGTCCAGGTCGACCAGATGATCCATCATCTCGTGCAGCTTGGAACGGCCCTGCCCCGGCTCGAACACGCGCACTTCGCTGCCGAGCGAGCACAATCCGATCGGAATCGATTCGCGCCCGCCGTATTCCAAAATCGAAGCGGCTGTCGAGACGGCCGTTTCGAATTGTCTCGGGGAGCGATAATGTTCTTCGAACGTGTCGAGCACGAGCATCGTTTTGGGAATCGATTCGTATTCGAATTCTTTCGATTTCCATTCTCCGGTCCGGGCGGTCGCGTTCCAGTGGATACGCGAGATCCGGTCGCCGTAGACGTAGTCGCGCACGCCGCCGACCTGATTGGTCTCGCGGCCGGACACATTGCCGACCGACTGCGGCCCGAGCAGCCGGTTGCGGCGGTCGAGCAGCTGCCATTTGGCGATTGGGGCCGTGCGCGGCCGGACGCGGAATTCGCCGCGGGCCGAGAAAGCGCCGCGATGCTCGATCAGGCCGAAAATGTCTTCGGTGACGCATTCCGTCTCCGAAAAAGCGTACCGGCCGCGTTCGAGCGGCGGCGTCTGAAACAGCAGTTCGCCCCGGCCGTTCATGCCCGGCACGAGACTTTCTTCGAACGACCACGTTTCTCCGCTGTGGCGTTTGAGCGTCTCGCGCACGATGACGTACGGCAGAGGCAGAAATCCGGGGATTTCCAGCCGCAGCCGGACCCGGATCTGGTCGCCGGCGTGCAGCACGCCGCCCCATTCGCCCACGTCGCCCGAGAAGCTGCGTTCTCCCCGCGTCCGGCCGATGCCGTTAAGGCCGCCGAACAGCAGGTACAGACCGAACAGCGTGACCATCGCGAACAGCATGACCGACGTTTTGCCGCCCTGGAACAGCAGGTAGAACAGGCAGCACATCCAGACCGAGATCAGCATCGACATTTTGGCGGGAGACAGCTTGGGCTTGAAAAGGCTCCAGATTTCCCGCATGCGTTAGCGTCCCATCGATACCGGAACGCTGCTGGCGGCCAGCAGATTGCGAATCAGCGATTCGGCGTTCAGGCTGTCGAGACGGGCTTCCGGACGGATCAGAACGCGGTGCGGCAGCACGAAAGGCGCCAATTCCTTGATATCGTCGGGCAGCACGAAATCGCGTTCGTTAATGAAGGCGTACGCTTTGGCCGCCAGAGCGAACGAAATCGAAGCGCGCGGGCTTGCGCCCAGCAGCACGGACGGATGTTCGCGCGTGGCGCGGATGATGCCGAGCATATACGACGTGACGGCTTCGCTCATATGCACGTCGCGCACTTCGCGCTGGATAGCGGCGATCTGCGCCATGTCGGTCACCGCATGCAGCTGGTCGGCCGGCTGGCCGATCCGGTTGGCGCTGATCAGGCTTTTCTCCGTCTCCAGATCGGGATAACCCATATGCAGCTTCATCATGAAGCGGTCGAGCTGGGCTTCCGGCAGCACGTACGTGCCTTCGAAATCGATCGGATTCTGCGTGGCGCACAGCATGAACGGATGCGGCAGCGGATGCGTCTCCCCGTCGACCGTCACGCTGCGTTCTTCCATCGCTTCGAGCAGCGCGGACTGCGTCTTGGTCGTGGCGCGGTTGATCTCGTCGGCGAGCAAAATATGCGACATGATCGGACCCGGACGGAACTGGAACCGCTCTTCGCGCGGATGGTAGATCGATACGCCGGTGATGTCGGTCGGCAGCAGGTCGGGGTTGCACTGCACGCGGCGGTAGACGCCTTCCATCGAACGGGCCAGCGCTTTGATCAGCTGCGTTTTGCCCGTGCCGGGCACGTCTTCGATCAGCACGTGTCCCCCGGCGAGCAGAGCGGTCATCAACAATTTTATTTCAAAGGTTTTCCCTAATATGCAAGTCTCAAGATTGGATCTTACGGCGGTAACGATCTGCATGGATTCGGAACTTACGGACATGTGGACAACCTCCTAAGTCATTCTCCTACGGACGCGCAAACCGTTTTTCAAAAAGTAAGATGCTTCTGAAAAGGTACGCTAGTATATTGTACATGATCGAAGCACCGAACGCACATATCCGGCTGGAAAAAACGGGATTATGCCGGCAGTCGTGACAATTGCTGCCTGAGCCTGCATACTTATAAGGAAGAGCGGGCACGGCGTTCCCGCGGTCATATTCAAGAATGGAGAGTGCGAACATGAATAACGAAACCTTGGCTTTATTCAAAGAACTAACGGAATTCCCGGCGGCTCCGGGATTTGAGCGCGAACTGCGCGCCCTCGTCAAGGAGAAGCTGTCGGCGTATACGCAGGAGTTCGTCCAGGACCGGATCGGCAGTTTGTTCGGCGTTATGCGCGGCCAGGAAGACGGACCGAAAGTCATGGTTGCCGGACACTTCGACGAAGTCGGCTTCCTCGTCAACGGCATTACGCCGACCGGCCTCGTGCGCTTCCAGCCGCTCGGCGGCTGGTGGAGCCAGGTCGTGCTCGGGCAGCGGTTGCAGATCATCACCGAAAACGGTCCCGTTACCGGCGTCGTCGGCTCGACGCCGAAGCATCTGCTCGGCGAAGCGGAAGCGAACCGTCCGGCGGACCTCAAGTCGATGTATATCGACCTCGGCGCCGACGACCGCGCGGAAGCGGAAAGCTTCGGCATCAAGGTCGGCCAGCAGGTGCTGCCGATCTGCGATTTCACCCCGCTGTCCAATCCGAAGAAAATTATGGCCAAAGCGTGGGACAACCGCTACGGCGTGGGCCTCGCTATCGAACTGCTCAAGGAACTGCAGGGCGAGCAGCTGCCGAATACGGTCTACAGCGGCGCTACCGTGCAGGAAGAAGTCGGGCTGCGCGGCGCCAGAACGGCGGCCAACCTGATCCAGCCGGACATCTTCTTCGCGCTCGATTGCAGCGCGGCGAATGATATGACGGGCGACCGCAGCCTGTTCGGCCATCTCGGCGAAGGCGCGCTGCTGCGCATTTTCGATCCGACGATGATCACGCACCGCGGCCTGCTTGAATACGTGCAGGATACGGCATCCACCCACAAGGTCAAAGTCCAGCCGTTTATTTCCCCGGGCGGCACCGACGCCGGCCAGGTGCATCTGAGCGGAATCGGCGTCCCTTCGACCGTCATCGGCATCTGCGGACGCTATATCCATACGTCTTCGTCGATCATTCATACCGACGACTACGCAGCGGCCAAAGAACTGCTCGTGCGCCTCGTCAAAGGCCTCGATCGCACGACGATGAACACGATCATCGAACGTGCCTGACTTCGTTTCTGTCGACGCTCCGGCCGAAATATAGCGCCAAAAAATATTTTTCCCTTTTCGCTGTCAAAACCATCAGAAAAAACATCCACCGTCCGATATAAGTCTTAAGGGGTGGTTTTAGTGGCAACTAAGGGACAAACATTTTGCAAGTACAGCTATGAAACGAAGCTTAGAGCCGTTCAAATGCGTATGGACGGAATGACAAAAAAGCAGGTGGCGAAAGAGCTCGGCATTTACGATCTCAATCGTCTAAAGATCTGGATGCGTAAATATAAGGCTGAAGGTGAACTAGGTCTAATTGACCACAGAGGTAGACGTGAAGATGCTTTTATGGAGCAGGAATTCGTTGAAAACGAGCTGAGCGCCCAGAGCGTTGGATGAGTCGTTCGACCGTTTCATGCGCAAAAAGCGGCATCCCCGAATTTGAGCCGAAAGGCTGCCGGGAATGCCGCTTTTTGGCGTGCATGGCGAACTCTGTGTGCGGTCGGCCATTGACGAATGTCCGGCAATCCCCGAAGATCAAATCAAGAGCTGCATCATTCGTTCAGAAATGGAGGCTGTCCAAGTGTCCGCTGCTTTTTTCTCTTCTTCCGGCTCCGAGCCGTTTGCCGCGTTCGCGCCCGCCCATCTGCTCGCGCTGGCACTGTTCGTACTCGCAGCTTCGCTGCTGTTCGCCTTCCGCCGGCGTATTCGCTCAAGTCCCCGGCTGACGCTCGGCCTGCGCCTTGCGCTGCTGGCCGCGCTTGCGGCGTCCGAAATATCCCTACATATCTGGTATGTGACGCAGGACGCCTGGAACGCCCGCTTCACGCTGCCGCTTGAGCTGTGCAGCCTGATGCTGCTTGCCGCGATCCTCATGCTGATTACGCGCAGCCGGTTTCTGGCCGGACTACTCTTTTTCGCCGGGATCGGCGGCGCGCTGCAGGCACTGATCACGCCGAACCTGGCGTACGCTTATCCGCATTTTCGCTTCGTGCAATTTTTCGTAGCCCATGCAGCCATTATCTTGTCCGCGCTGTACATAGTCTGGATCGAGCGTTTCCACGCGACGTGGAGAACGGTGCTGACGGCTATGCTGTCACTGAACGCCATCGCGCTTGCCGTCTACGTGCTCGACGGGCTGCTCGGCGCCAATTACATGTTTTTGCGCGGCAAGCCGGACACGCCGTCGGTGCTCGACCTGTTCGGCGACTATCCGCTGTATCTGATCGCGGAAGAACTGCTCGCGCTGCTTACGTTCACGACGCTGCACCTGATCTTCTTCGTTATTCCGGATGCGCTGCGGCGCGGACGGGGCTGACGCTTCGGAGCCGCGATGCACGCCGTGATCAGAGCAGCGATTCCGCGCCGTCGACGTAGATCTCGGTGCCGCTGACATGCGAAGACTCGTCGGAAGCGAGGAACAGCACGAGCTTGGCGACTTCTTCCGGCTTGCCCGGTTTGCCTTTGAGTGGATGGCTGCCTTCCGGATATTCGACCGGAATCGCGATTTCTTGCAGGTCGTCGCTCGGGAACGTATTTTTGCCGATATTCGTGTCGATTGCGCCCGGGCAGATAACGTTGACCCGGATTTTGTACCGGCCGAGCTCAAGCGCCGCCATTTTGGCAAAAGCGACCTGTCCGGCTTTGGAAGACGAATACGCCGCGAAGCCGGTGCCGGAAAAGTCGCGGTTGCCGTTGATCGAGCTTGTGATCACGACGCTGCCTCCTTCTTTTTTCAAAAAAGGAATAGCGTATTTGACCGTGGCGAACGTGCCGCGCAGATTGGTCTCGAGCGTCTTGTTCCAGTCTTCGATCTCCATCGTCTCGATCGGGGCCGCCGCTCCGTTGATGCCGGCGTTGGCGAACACGACGTCGATGCGTCCCCAGGCCGCGCCGACTTCTCCGATTGCCCGGCGTACCGATTCCGGGTCCGACACGTCGCATTCCAGCACAAGCGCTTCGCCGCCGGCCTGCTCGATCTCCCGCTTCGTCTCCTGCGCCGTATCCGACGTCAGCTCCAGAACGGCCACTCTGGCCCCTTCCTGCGCGAAGCGAATCGCGCTCGCTTTGCCGATCCCCGAACCCGCTCCCGTTACTACCGCCACTTTGCCTGCCAATGCTTTTGTCGTCATGCTGCGTCTCCTCCTCGGTTCCATTCGTATTGGGCTGGATCGATTTGCTGTATGGACTTGCTGCATGGATTTGTTTTCCATTATCTATTGCGTAACCGCCCCGCTTTTCCGTGAAACCGCTTCGAAAACACAAAACCGAAAATGTTTTCCGAATCCGCGGTTTACGGTTGAACATTCCAAAACGATGTGCTAAATTAAAAAGAGCAGTTTGAGACTGAGTCTCATTCTCCCGAGAGTGACTCTCATTATCTTGACAATGAAATTCATTATCCAGACAATGACTATCATCCTCACTAAAACCGAACATTCCGAGCGTTTTTTATAAATAATATTCATATTTTTTTAAAAACGCGGGTTGCGGACCCGCTTATTCGTGTTATATTGGTTTTACAAGATTTGTTGCCCTGACAGACGGTTCGCAGCAAAAAAACCAATATAAACGGAGGTTATCATCATGTCTGATATCAAATGCCAAGTTTCGGATTGCACCAACTGGGACGACAACACCTGCACAGCCGAGAAGATCGAAGTCGTCTTCGCTCCCGACCACACGGCGGAATGCACGACGTTCGAAGAAAAGCAGACCGCGTAATTCAAGTCTCTGACCGAACGCAGCTGTTCATCGCCTGCACGCCATACGAAAAAGCGGTCCCCTTACCGGGGACCGCTTTTTTTGCGTATGGATACGGAATGCGCGATCGGAATCCGCGATCGGGACAATCGGCTGCTGCGCTTACAGCGGTTCCGGCGCCGCGTCGGCGCGGTCGCCGTCCAGCCGGTATACGGCCGATTGGTACGGCAGCAGATGCAGCCGGTATTGGCCCGCGCTCAGCCGGAACGGAGCGCCTGCCCCGGCGCTGCCCGCATGCGCCGGAGCGCTGCCGAGCAGCAGCTCGCCCGCTTCGGCGAGTCTGGCCCATTCGGCGTTGACCGGGCATTCCCGGGGCTCGGCCGAGAAATTGACCAGCATCATCCAGCGCTCCCCTTCCGCTTCGCGGATATAGGCGAAGATCCAGTCGTCTTCCAGCGGAAGCATCGTCAGGTCGCCGTGCGCCGGCACGGGAGACTGCTTGCGCAGTTCGATCAGCCGGCGGTAATGGTGGAACACGGAATTCCGGTCGGCGCGTTCGTCTTCCGCGTTCGCTTCGACCCCGTCCGGCGACAGCGGAATCCACGGCGTGCCGGTCGTGAATCCGCGCCGCTCGCCGCCGGTCCAGTGCATCGGCGAACGCGCGCCGTCCCGGCTGCGCGCATGCAGGCTGCGCAGTACGTCTTCCGGCGCTTCGCCTTCGTCCGTGCGCCGCTTGTACGCGGCGACCGTCGCTTTGTCGCGATAATCGTCCGGCGAGCCGTAATTGGCGTTCGGCATGCCCAGTTCTTCGCCCTGATACACGAGCGGGGTGCCGGGCAGCGTATGCAGGAACGTGCCGATCGCTTTGGCCGCCGCCTGGTTCAGGTCGCCGGCCTGCGCTTCGGACTTCCCGGCCGCGCCGCCGAACAAAGTCCCGATCATGCGCGGATGGTCGTGCGTGTTCAGGTAAGTGGCGTACGCGCCCTGCCCGAACACTTCCGCGTGCCAGCGGACGACGCTCTCCTTGAGCGTCACGGGCGACCAATCGGGATCGATTTTCCACGGATTGCCGAAATCTTTGCCCAGCCGGATCAGCTCCATCTGAAGCACCATATCCATTTCGCGCCGCTCCGGCGCCGTGTAGCGGACGACTTCGTCCATCGTGACCGTCGGCGCTTCGCCGAGCGACAGCGTGCCCGGATACCGGCCGAACGTCTCTTCGTGCAGCTCGCGCAGCATCTCGTGAATACGCGGACCGTTTTTGTAAAACTGCTGCCCTCTCGGGTGACGGGCTTCTTCCGGCGCATTCGGAAAAGACGGGTCTTTCGAAATCATGTTGATCGCGTCCAACCGGAACCCGTCCACGCCTTTGTCGAGCCAGAAGCGGATCATTTCGTACAGATCGCGGCGCATGTCCGCGTTTTCCCAATTCAGGTCGGGCTGTTTTTTATCGAAAATATGCAGGTAGTATTCGCCCGTCGCTTCGTCGAGCTCCCAGGCCGATTCTTCGGAGAAGGAACGCCAGTTGTTCGGTGGTCCTCCGTCTTCGCCCGGCGGCTTCCAGATATAGTAATCACGATACGGATTGTCGATAGACGACCGGGACGCTTCGAACCACGGATGTTCGTCCGACGTATGGTTGATGACCATGTCCATAATCAGCCGGATGTCGCGCTCGTGCAGCTTGGCGATCAATTCTTCGAGCTGCTCCATCGTGCCGTACGCGTCGTGAATCTTATAGTAATCGCGAATATCGTAGCCGTTGTCTTCCATCGGCGAATCGCATACCGGTCCGATCCAGACGGCGCCGACGCCGAGTTCCGCCAAATAATCTACTTTTTCCAGCATGCCGCCGAGATCGCCCCAGCCGTCGCCGTCGCTGTCTTTGAAGCTTGGCGGATACAGCTGGTACAGCACGCTTTCCTTCCAGTCATCGCCGCTGCCCGGCTGTTCGCGTTCCCCTGTTCGTTTTTGCTGCTGCGACTCCATCGCGCTCCTCCTTCTTGCCGCGGCCTGCCGCCTGCATAGACGTCCGGGCCGGGCTGCTTGTGTCCAAGTACCTACCTTTAGGGGATAACCGCAAACGCGCGACTTTAAACAAAAGGCACGGCAGCGATCGCGGTTTGCGCCGCGGTTCGAAATTCATGTCGCGATATTGAACAGGAAATGTCGCGACGTTTTAGTGAATTCGGAAGAACGCTATGCTATTTTAAGGA
This genomic window contains:
- a CDS encoding M42 family metallopeptidase encodes the protein MNNETLALFKELTEFPAAPGFERELRALVKEKLSAYTQEFVQDRIGSLFGVMRGQEDGPKVMVAGHFDEVGFLVNGITPTGLVRFQPLGGWWSQVVLGQRLQIITENGPVTGVVGSTPKHLLGEAEANRPADLKSMYIDLGADDRAEAESFGIKVGQQVLPICDFTPLSNPKKIMAKAWDNRYGVGLAIELLKELQGEQLPNTVYSGATVQEEVGLRGARTAANLIQPDIFFALDCSAANDMTGDRSLFGHLGEGALLRIFDPTMITHRGLLEYVQDTASTHKVKVQPFISPGGTDAGQVHLSGIGVPSTVIGICGRYIHTSSSIIHTDDYAAAKELLVRLVKGLDRTTMNTIIERA
- a CDS encoding AAA family ATPase → MSVSSESMQIVTAVRSNLETCILGKTFEIKLLMTALLAGGHVLIEDVPGTGKTQLIKALARSMEGVYRRVQCNPDLLPTDITGVSIYHPREERFQFRPGPIMSHILLADEINRATTKTQSALLEAMEERSVTVDGETHPLPHPFMLCATQNPIDFEGTYVLPEAQLDRFMMKLHMGYPDLETEKSLISANRIGQPADQLHAVTDMAQIAAIQREVRDVHMSEAVTSYMLGIIRATREHPSVLLGASPRASISFALAAKAYAFINERDFVLPDDIKELAPFVLPHRVLIRPEARLDSLNAESLIRNLLAASSVPVSMGR
- a CDS encoding DUF1540 domain-containing protein: MSDIKCQVSDCTNWDDNTCTAEKIEVVFAPDHTAECTTFEEKQTA
- a CDS encoding DUF58 domain-containing protein: MREIWSLFKPKLSPAKMSMLISVWMCCLFYLLFQGGKTSVMLFAMVTLFGLYLLFGGLNGIGRTRGERSFSGDVGEWGGVLHAGDQIRVRLRLEIPGFLPLPYVIVRETLKRHSGETWSFEESLVPGMNGRGELLFQTPPLERGRYAFSETECVTEDIFGLIEHRGAFSARGEFRVRPRTAPIAKWQLLDRRNRLLGPQSVGNVSGRETNQVGGVRDYVYGDRISRIHWNATARTGEWKSKEFEYESIPKTMLVLDTFEEHYRSPRQFETAVSTAASILEYGGRESIPIGLCSLGSEVRVFEPGQGRSKLHEMMDHLVDLDSKGSGSLLSSLESARSRLPRGAVLVLVTPLSEGPVTELMRFAQTHQMSFCQVQITEAPAKESEAASKQWVSSLRAKGVAAYRVGSLDELPSVLEGGIR
- a CDS encoding TIGR02206 family membrane protein, with the protein product MSAAFFSSSGSEPFAAFAPAHLLALALFVLAASLLFAFRRRIRSSPRLTLGLRLALLAALAASEISLHIWYVTQDAWNARFTLPLELCSLMLLAAILMLITRSRFLAGLLFFAGIGGALQALITPNLAYAYPHFRFVQFFVAHAAIILSALYIVWIERFHATWRTVLTAMLSLNAIALAVYVLDGLLGANYMFLRGKPDTPSVLDLFGDYPLYLIAEELLALLTFTTLHLIFFVIPDALRRGRG
- a CDS encoding SDR family oxidoreductase, which codes for MTTKALAGKVAVVTGAGSGIGKASAIRFAQEGARVAVLELTSDTAQETKREIEQAGGEALVLECDVSDPESVRRAIGEVGAAWGRIDVVFANAGINGAAAPIETMEIEDWNKTLETNLRGTFATVKYAIPFLKKEGGSVVITSSINGNRDFSGTGFAAYSSSKAGQVAFAKMAALELGRYKIRVNVICPGAIDTNIGKNTFPSDDLQEIAIPVEYPEGSHPLKGKPGKPEEVAKLVLFLASDESSHVSGTEIYVDGAESLL
- a CDS encoding glycoside hydrolase family 13 protein, translating into MESQQQKRTGEREQPGSGDDWKESVLYQLYPPSFKDSDGDGWGDLGGMLEKVDYLAELGVGAVWIGPVCDSPMEDNGYDIRDYYKIHDAYGTMEQLEELIAKLHERDIRLIMDMVINHTSDEHPWFEASRSSIDNPYRDYYIWKPPGEDGGPPNNWRSFSEESAWELDEATGEYYLHIFDKKQPDLNWENADMRRDLYEMIRFWLDKGVDGFRLDAINMISKDPSFPNAPEEARHPRGQQFYKNGPRIHEMLRELHEETFGRYPGTLSLGEAPTVTMDEVVRYTAPERREMDMVLQMELIRLGKDFGNPWKIDPDWSPVTLKESVVRWHAEVFGQGAYATYLNTHDHPRMIGTLFGGAAGKSEAQAGDLNQAAAKAIGTFLHTLPGTPLVYQGEELGMPNANYGSPDDYRDKATVAAYKRRTDEGEAPEDVLRSLHARSRDGARSPMHWTGGERRGFTTGTPWIPLSPDGVEANAEDERADRNSVFHHYRRLIELRKQSPVPAHGDLTMLPLEDDWIFAYIREAEGERWMMLVNFSAEPRECPVNAEWARLAEAGELLLGSAPAHAGSAGAGAPFRLSAGQYRLHLLPYQSAVYRLDGDRADAAPEPL
- a CDS encoding helix-turn-helix domain-containing protein, encoding MATKGQTFCKYSYETKLRAVQMRMDGMTKKQVAKELGIYDLNRLKIWMRKYKAEGELGLIDHRGRREDAFMEQEFVENELSAQSVG